Proteins encoded within one genomic window of Triticum aestivum cultivar Chinese Spring chromosome 2D, IWGSC CS RefSeq v2.1, whole genome shotgun sequence:
- the LOC123048327 gene encoding indole-2-monooxygenase: MVHPLHGLHELLLLLQARSPHAALGLVFVLLVCPLLVLLVVRRLATPSTAAATARAREELLGRLPSPPSRLPIIGHLHLVGSLPHISLRDLAAKHGRDGLMLLRLGAVPTLVVSSPSAAEAVLRTHDHVFASRPYSAVTEILFYGPTDAAFSPYGEHWRQVKKIATTHLLTNKKVRSYRHVREHEVRLVVAKIRDAASKCIVIDLTDLLNAFTNDIVCEAVSGRLFRERGHKKLFRELVEANSLLLGGFNLEDYFPMLVKMDIIKRIVCAKAQKVNKMWDNLLNNIIDEHARKSVPEHNNEDSDFTDVLLSIQQEYKLTRDHIKAQLEILFEAGTDTSFIVLEYAMVQLMRKPHLMNKLQAEVRSTITKGKEIVAEDDLDSLAYLKAVIKETLRLHMPGPLLIPHLSMADCNIKGYTIPSGIRVIINSWALARDPSSWEHADEFMPERFMECGSAATMDYKGNDFQYLPFGAGRRICPGMNYATASIEIMLANLMYNFNWKLPVELMDEGGISMTELFGMTVHRKEKLLLVPVVPQD; the protein is encoded by the exons ATGGTTCATCCGTTGCATGGCCTCCATGAGCTGCTGCTCCTGCTGCAAGCGAGGTCTCCACATGCTGCTCTAGGACTGGTCTTTGTCCTGCTCGTCTGCCCTCTTCTCGTCCTCCTGGTCGTGCGCCGCCTCGCGACACCGTCGACGGCCGCGGCCACCGCGAGAGCCAGAGAAGAGCTACTGGGCAGGCTGCCCTCTCCTCCCAGTAGGCTCCCCATCATCGGCCACCTGCACCTCGTCGGTTCCCTCCCGCACATCTCCCTCCGCGACCTCGCCGCCAAGCATGGCCGCGACGGCCTCATGCTCCTCCGCCTGGGCGCCGTCCCGACGCTCGTCGTCTCGTCGCCGAGCGCCGCGGAGGCCGTGCTGCGCACGCACGACCACGTCTTCGCGTCCCGGCCCTACTCCGCCGTCACCGAAATCCTCTTCTACGGCCCCACGGACGCCGCCTTCTCCCCCTACGGCGAGCACTGGCGGCAGGTCAAGAAGATCGCCACCACGCACCTTCTCACCAACAAGAAGGTCCGCTCCTACCGCCATGTCCGCGAGCACGAG GTGAGATTGGTTGTGGCCAAGATCCGCGATGCGGCCTCCAAATGCATCGTCATCGACCTGACTGACCTTCTCAATGCCTTCACCAACGACATTGTGTGCGAAGCTGTGTCCGGCAGGCTTTTCAGGGAACGAGGCCATAAAAAACTCTTTCGAGAGCTCGTCGAGGCCAACTCATTGCTCCTGGGCGGATTCAACCTAGAGGACTACTTCCCCATGTTGGTGAAGATGGACATCATCAAGAGGATTGTTTGCGCCAAGGCCCAGAAGGTGAACAAGATGTGGGACAACCTGCTCAATAATATCATCGATGAGCATGCAAGAAAGTCGGTGCCAGAACACAACAACGAGGATAGTGACTTCACCGATGTGTTGCTTTCTATCCAACAAGAGTACAAACTCACGAGAGACCATATTAAGGCTCAGTTAGAG ATCCTGTTCGAAGCTGGCACAGATACATCATTCATAGTGTTGGAATATGCGATGGTCCAGCTCATGCGAAAACCCCACCTCATGAACAAGCTACAAGCTGAGGTGAGGAGCACTATAACCAAGGGGAAAGAAATAGTTGCCGAAGACGATCTCGATAGTTTGGCCTACCTAAAGGCAGTCATTAAAGAGACCCTCCGGCTCCATATGCCTGGGCCACTCCTCATACCCCACCTCTCCATGGCCGACTGCAACATAAAGGGCTACACGATACCATCAGGAATACGTGTCATCATCAACAGTTGGGCTCTTGCAAGGGACCCTAGTAGTTGGGAGCATGCGGATGAGTTCATGCCTGAGCGGTTTATGGAATGTGGTAGCGCCGCAACTATGGACTATAAGGGAAATGACTTCCAATACTTGCCCTTTGGGGCTGGGCGAAGGATTTGCCCAGGCATGAACTATGCGACTGCGAGCATTGAAATCATGCTAGCGAATCTCATGTACAACTTCAACTGGAAGCTACCAGTAGAGTTGATGGACGAAGGTGGCATCAGTATGACTGAATTATTTGGGATGACGGTGCATCGAAAAGAGAAGCTCCTCCTAGTCCCCGTAGTGCCACAAGATTGA